A window from Vigna angularis cultivar LongXiaoDou No.4 chromosome 7, ASM1680809v1, whole genome shotgun sequence encodes these proteins:
- the LOC108338399 gene encoding glucose-1-phosphate adenylyltransferase small subunit 2, chloroplastic — protein MASMAAIGSLNVPCAASASSSSGGRKTVPRSLSFSASQLSGDKISTDSVSVAPRRVRNPVIVSPKAVSDSQNSQTCLDPDASRSVLGIILGGGAGTRLYPLTKKRAKPAVPLGGNYRLIDIPVSNCLNSNVSKIYVLTQFNSASLNRHLSRAYASNMGGYKNEGFVEVLAAQQSPENPNWFQGTADAVRQYLWLFEEHNVLEFLVLAGDHLYRMDYEKFIQAHRESDADITVAALPMDEKRATAFGLMKIDEEGRIIEFAEKPKGEQLKAMKVDTTILGLDDERAKEMPFIASMGIYVVSKNVMLDLLREKFPGANDFGSEVIPGATSIGLRVQAYLYDGYWEDIGTIEAFYNANLGITKKPVPDFSFYDRSSPIYTQPRYLPPSKMLDADVTDSVIGEGCVIKNCKIHHSVVGLRSCISEGAIIEETLLMGADYYETDADKRFLAAKGSVPIGIGKNTHIRKAIIDKNARIGDNVKILNADNIQEAARETDGYFIKSGIVTVIKDALIPSGTVI, from the exons ATGGCATCTATGGCTGCTATAGGTTCTCTGAATGTACCATGTGCTGCTTCTGCCTCCTCTTCAAGTGGGGGAAGGAAAACCGTTCCACGCAGCCTTTCATTCTCCGCATCACAACTTTCTGGAGATAAGATTTCCACCGATTCAGTTTCGGTTGCTCCAAGAAGAGTTCGTAATCCAGTTATTGTGTCTCCCAAGGCGGTTTCTGATTCCCAAAACTCCCAGACCTGTCTTGATCCCGATGCTAGCAGA AGTGTGCTTGGCATTATACTTGGAGGTGGTGCTGGGACTCGTCTTTACCCACTGACCAAGAAGAGGGCAAAGCCAGCTGTTCCTCTTGGAGGAAACTATAGGCTGATTGATATCCCTGTTAGCAATTGCTTGAATAGCAATGTGTCCAAGATCTATGTTCTCACTCAATTCAATTCTGCGTCCCTGAATCGACACCTTTCTCGTGCTTATGCAAGCAACATGGGAGGCTACAAAAATGAGGGTTTTGTTGAGGTTCTTGCTGCTCAGCAGAGTCCTGAGAATCCTAATTGGTTCCAG GGTACTGCAGATGCTGTGAGGCAGTATTTATGGCTTTTTGAAGAGCACAATGTTTTGGAGTTTTTGGTTCTGGCTGGTGATCATTTGTATCGAATGGATTATGAGAAATTTATCCAAGCGCACAGGGAGAGTGATGCTGATATCACTGTCGCTGCCTTGCCGATGGATGAAAAGCGTGCCACTGCATTTGGTCTGATGAAGATCGATGAAGAGGGGCGTATAATTGAATTCGCCGAAAAGCCCAAAGGAGAACAGTTGAAAGCTATGAAG GTTGATACTACTATTTTGGGTCTTGATGACGAGAGAGCAAAGGAAATGCCTTTCATTGCTAGCATGGGTATATATGTTGTTAGCAAAAATGTGATGTTAGACCTGCTCCGTGAGAAGTTTCCTGGTGCAAATGACTTTGGGAGTGAAGTGATTCCTGGTGCAACTTCGATTGGATTGAGA GTGCAAGCTTACTTGTACGATGGCTACTGGGAAGACATTGGTACAATTGAGGCTTTCTATAATGCAAATCTGGGAATCACCAAAAAGCCTGTGCCTGACTTCAG CTTCTATGATCGTTCGTCTCCAATTTACACCCAACCACGATATTTGCCTCCATCTAAGATGCTTGATGCTGATGTCACTGATAGTGTTATCGGTGAAGGATGTGTGATTAAG AACTGCAAAATTCACCACTCTGTGGTGGGGTTGAGATCTTGCATATCAGAAGGAGCAATTATTGAAGAGACGCTATTAATGGGGGCAGATTATTATGAG ACTGATGCTGATAAGAGGTTTCTGGCTGCTAAAGGCAGTGTTCCAATCGGTATTGGCAAGAACACTCATATCAGAAAGGCAATTATCGACAAGAATGCTCGAATTGGAGACAATGTGAAG ATTTTAAACGCTGACAATATCCAAGAAGCTGCAAGGGAAACAGATGGGTATTTCATTAAAAGTGGGATTGTGACAGTAATCAAGGATGCTTTAATTCCTAGTGGAACTGTCATCTAA